A section of the Papio anubis isolate 15944 chromosome 4, Panubis1.0, whole genome shotgun sequence genome encodes:
- the TMEM139 gene encoding transmembrane protein 139 isoform X1, producing the protein MVTLVSDTAMTPIASVDTIAMCLFAGAWGGAMVPMYLLGRLEKPLLLLCCASFLLGLALLGIKTDITPVAYFFLTLGGFFLFAYLLVRFLECGLRSQLQSMQTESPGPSGNARDNEAFEVPAYEEAVVGLESQSRPQELEQPPPYSTAVILPAPEDEQPSHPEGSRRAGLEQRRMASETMAQEGSPERAPISLRLRGPRAVSTAPDLQSLGALPRLEPLTPPPAYDVCFGQPDDDSVFCEDNWAPP; encoded by the exons ATGGTTACTTTGGTATCTGACACAGCCATGACACCAATTGCTAGTGTAGACACAATAGCTATGTGTCTTTTTGCAGGAGCCTGGGGAGGGGCCATGGTGCCAATGTACTTATTGGGGAGACTGGAGAAGCCGCTTCTCCTCCTGTGCTGCGCCTCCTTCCTACTGGGGCTGGCTTTGCTGGGCATAAAGACGGACATCACCCCTGTTGCTTATTTCTTTCTCACATTGGGTGGCTTCTTCTTGTTTGCCTATCTCCTGGTCCGGTTTCTGGAATGTGGGCTTCGGTCCCAGCTCCAATCAATGCAGACTGAGAGCCCAGGGCCCTCAGGCAATGCACG GGACAATGAAGCCTTTGAAGTGCCAGCCTATGAAGAGGCCGTGGTGGGACTGGAATCCCAGAGCCGCCCCCAAGAGTTGGAGCAACCACCCCCCTACAGCACTGCTGTGATACTCCCAGCACCTGAGGATGAACAACCTAGCCATCCAGAGGGGTCCAGGAGAGCCGGACTGGAACAGAGGCGAATGGCCTCAGAGACTATGGCCCAGGAAGGAAGCCCTGAAAGAGCTCCAATCAGCCTTCGGCTTCGGGGACCACGGGCTGTGTCCACTGCTCCTGATCTGCAGAGCTTGGGGGCACTCCCCAGATTAGAGCCTCTGACTCCACCCCCTGCCTATGACGTCTGCTTTGGTCAACCTGATGATGATAGTGTTTTTTGTGAAGACAACTGGGCACCCCCTTAA
- the CASP2 gene encoding caspase-2 isoform X3: MAAPSAGSWSTFKHKELMAADRGRRILGVCGMHPHHQETLKKNRVVLAKQLLLSELLEHLLEKDIITLEMRELIQAKVGSFSQNVELLNLLPKRGPQAFDAFCEALRETKQGHLEDMLLTTLSGLQHVLPPLSCDYDLSLPFPVCESCPLHKKVRLSTDTVEHSLDNKDGPVCLQVKPCTPEFYQTHFQLAYRLQSRPRGLALVLSNVHFTGEKELEFRSGGDVDHSTLVTLFKLLGYDVHVLRDQTAQEMQEKLQNFARLPAHRVTDSCIIALLSHGVEGAIYGVDGKLLQLQEVFRLFDNANCPSLQNKPKMFFIQACRGGPGPCLTHGSTYKCRMNG; the protein is encoded by the exons ATGGCGGCGCCGAGCGCAGGGTCTTGGTCTACCTTCAAGCACAAGGAGCTGATGGCCGCTGACAGGGGACGCAG GATATTGGGAGTGTGTGGCATGCATCCTCACCATCAGGAAACTCTAAAAAAGAACCGAGTGGTGCTAGCCAAACAGCTGTTGTTGAGTGAACTGTTAGAACATCTTCTGGAGAAGGACATCATCACCTTGGAAATGAGAGAGCTCATCCAG GCCAAAGTGGGCAGTTTCAGCCAGAACGTGGAACTCCTCAACTTGCTGCCTAAGAGGGGTCCCCAAGCTTTTGATGCCTTCTGTGAAGCACTGAGGGAGACCAAGCAAGGCCACCTGGAGGATATGTTGCTCACCACCCTTTCCGGGCTTCAGCATGTACTCCCACCG TTGAGCTGTGACTACGACTTGAGTCTCCCTTTCCCGGTGTGTGAGTCCTGTCCACTTCACAAGAAGGTCCGCCTGTCGACAG ATACTGTAGAACACTCCCTAGACAATAAAGATGGTCCTGTCTGCCTTCAGGTGAAGCCTTGCACTCCTGAATTTTATCAGACACACTTCCAGCTG GCTTATAGGTTGCAGTCTCGGCCTCGTGGCCTAGCACTGGTATTGAGCAATGTGCACTTCACTGGAGAGAAAGAACTGGAATTTCGCTCTGGAGGGGATGTGGACCACAGTACTCTAGTCACCCTCTTCAAGCTTTTGGGCTATGACGTCCATGTTCTGCGTGACCAGACTGCACAG GAAATGCAAGAGAAACTCCAGAATTTTGCGCGGTTACCTGCACACCGAGTTACGGACTCCTGCATCATAGCACTCCTCTCGCATGGTGTGGAGGGCGCCATCTATGGTGTGGATGGGAAACTGCTCCAG CTACAAGAGGTTTTTCGACTCTTTGACAACGCCAACTGCCCAAGCCTACAGAACAAACCGAAAATGTTCTTCATCCAGGCCTGTCGTGGAG gcccagggccttgccTGACGCATGGTAGCACTTATAAATGtcgaatgaatggatga
- the CASP2 gene encoding caspase-2 isoform X1 translates to MAAPSAGSWSTFKHKELMAADRGRRILGVCGMHPHHQETLKKNRVVLAKQLLLSELLEHLLEKDIITLEMRELIQAKVGSFSQNVELLNLLPKRGPQAFDAFCEALRETKQGHLEDMLLTTLSGLQHVLPPLSCDYDLSLPFPVCESCPLHKKVRLSTDTVEHSLDNKDGPVCLQVKPCTPEFYQTHFQLAYRLQSRPRGLALVLSNVHFTGEKELEFRSGGDVDHSTLVTLFKLLGYDVHVLRDQTAQEMQEKLQNFARLPAHRVTDSCIIALLSHGVEGAIYGVDGKLLQLQEVFRLFDNANCPSLQNKPKMFFIQACRGDETDRGVDQQDGKNHAGSPGCEESDAGKEKLPKMRLPTRSDMICGYACLKGTAAMRNTKRGSWYIEALAQVFSERACDMHVADMLVKVNALIKDREGYAPGTEFHRCKEMSEYCSTLCRHLYLFPGHPPT, encoded by the exons ATGGCGGCGCCGAGCGCAGGGTCTTGGTCTACCTTCAAGCACAAGGAGCTGATGGCCGCTGACAGGGGACGCAG GATATTGGGAGTGTGTGGCATGCATCCTCACCATCAGGAAACTCTAAAAAAGAACCGAGTGGTGCTAGCCAAACAGCTGTTGTTGAGTGAACTGTTAGAACATCTTCTGGAGAAGGACATCATCACCTTGGAAATGAGAGAGCTCATCCAG GCCAAAGTGGGCAGTTTCAGCCAGAACGTGGAACTCCTCAACTTGCTGCCTAAGAGGGGTCCCCAAGCTTTTGATGCCTTCTGTGAAGCACTGAGGGAGACCAAGCAAGGCCACCTGGAGGATATGTTGCTCACCACCCTTTCCGGGCTTCAGCATGTACTCCCACCG TTGAGCTGTGACTACGACTTGAGTCTCCCTTTCCCGGTGTGTGAGTCCTGTCCACTTCACAAGAAGGTCCGCCTGTCGACAG ATACTGTAGAACACTCCCTAGACAATAAAGATGGTCCTGTCTGCCTTCAGGTGAAGCCTTGCACTCCTGAATTTTATCAGACACACTTCCAGCTG GCTTATAGGTTGCAGTCTCGGCCTCGTGGCCTAGCACTGGTATTGAGCAATGTGCACTTCACTGGAGAGAAAGAACTGGAATTTCGCTCTGGAGGGGATGTGGACCACAGTACTCTAGTCACCCTCTTCAAGCTTTTGGGCTATGACGTCCATGTTCTGCGTGACCAGACTGCACAG GAAATGCAAGAGAAACTCCAGAATTTTGCGCGGTTACCTGCACACCGAGTTACGGACTCCTGCATCATAGCACTCCTCTCGCATGGTGTGGAGGGCGCCATCTATGGTGTGGATGGGAAACTGCTCCAG CTACAAGAGGTTTTTCGACTCTTTGACAACGCCAACTGCCCAAGCCTACAGAACAAACCGAAAATGTTCTTCATCCAGGCCTGTCGTGGAG ATGAGACTGATCGTGGGGTTGACCAACAAGATGGAAAGAACCACGCAGGATCCCCTGGGTGCGAGGAGAGTGATGCCGGTAAAGAAAAGCTGCCAAAGATGAGACTGCCCACGCGCTCAGACATGATATGCGGCTATGCCTGCCTCAAAG GGACTGCCGCCATGCGGAACACCAAACGAGGTTCCTGGTACATCGAGGCCCTCGCTCAAGTGTTCTCTGAGCGGGCTTGTGATATGCACGTGGCCGACATGCTGGTTAAG GTGAATGCACTTATCAAGGATCGGGAAGGCTATGCCCCTGGCACAGAGTTCCACCGGTGCAAGGAGATGTCTGAATACTGCAGCACTCTGTGCCGCCACCTCTACCTGTTTCCAGGACACCCTCCCACATGA
- the CASP2 gene encoding caspase-2 isoform X2 produces the protein MAAPSAGSWSTFKHKELMAADRGRRILGVCGMHPHHQETLKKNRVVLAKQLLLSELLEHLLEKDIITLEMRELIQAKVGSFSQNVELLNLLPKRGPQAFDAFCEALRETKQGHLEDMLLTTLSGLQHVLPPLSCDYDLSLPFPVCESCPLHKKVRLSTDTVEHSLDNKDGPVCLQVKPCTPEFYQTHFQLAYRLQSRPRGLALVLSNVHFTGEKELEFRSGGDVDHSTLVTLFKLLGYDVHVLRDQTAQEMQEKLQNFARLPAHRVTDSCIIALLSHGVEGAIYGVDGKLLQLQEVFRLFDNANCPSLQNKPKMFFIQACRGGAIGSLGHLLLFTAATASLALPRALPDAW, from the exons ATGGCGGCGCCGAGCGCAGGGTCTTGGTCTACCTTCAAGCACAAGGAGCTGATGGCCGCTGACAGGGGACGCAG GATATTGGGAGTGTGTGGCATGCATCCTCACCATCAGGAAACTCTAAAAAAGAACCGAGTGGTGCTAGCCAAACAGCTGTTGTTGAGTGAACTGTTAGAACATCTTCTGGAGAAGGACATCATCACCTTGGAAATGAGAGAGCTCATCCAG GCCAAAGTGGGCAGTTTCAGCCAGAACGTGGAACTCCTCAACTTGCTGCCTAAGAGGGGTCCCCAAGCTTTTGATGCCTTCTGTGAAGCACTGAGGGAGACCAAGCAAGGCCACCTGGAGGATATGTTGCTCACCACCCTTTCCGGGCTTCAGCATGTACTCCCACCG TTGAGCTGTGACTACGACTTGAGTCTCCCTTTCCCGGTGTGTGAGTCCTGTCCACTTCACAAGAAGGTCCGCCTGTCGACAG ATACTGTAGAACACTCCCTAGACAATAAAGATGGTCCTGTCTGCCTTCAGGTGAAGCCTTGCACTCCTGAATTTTATCAGACACACTTCCAGCTG GCTTATAGGTTGCAGTCTCGGCCTCGTGGCCTAGCACTGGTATTGAGCAATGTGCACTTCACTGGAGAGAAAGAACTGGAATTTCGCTCTGGAGGGGATGTGGACCACAGTACTCTAGTCACCCTCTTCAAGCTTTTGGGCTATGACGTCCATGTTCTGCGTGACCAGACTGCACAG GAAATGCAAGAGAAACTCCAGAATTTTGCGCGGTTACCTGCACACCGAGTTACGGACTCCTGCATCATAGCACTCCTCTCGCATGGTGTGGAGGGCGCCATCTATGGTGTGGATGGGAAACTGCTCCAG CTACAAGAGGTTTTTCGACTCTTTGACAACGCCAACTGCCCAAGCCTACAGAACAAACCGAAAATGTTCTTCATCCAGGCCTGTCGTGGAG GTGCTATTGGATCCCTTGGGCACCTCCTTCTGTTCACTGCTGCCACCGCCTCTCTTGCTCT gcccagggccttgccTGACGCATGGTAG
- the TMEM139 gene encoding transmembrane protein 139 isoform X2 → MVPMYLLGRLEKPLLLLCCASFLLGLALLGIKTDITPVAYFFLTLGGFFLFAYLLVRFLECGLRSQLQSMQTESPGPSGNARDNEAFEVPAYEEAVVGLESQSRPQELEQPPPYSTAVILPAPEDEQPSHPEGSRRAGLEQRRMASETMAQEGSPERAPISLRLRGPRAVSTAPDLQSLGALPRLEPLTPPPAYDVCFGQPDDDSVFCEDNWAPP, encoded by the exons ATGGTGCCAATGTACTTATTGGGGAGACTGGAGAAGCCGCTTCTCCTCCTGTGCTGCGCCTCCTTCCTACTGGGGCTGGCTTTGCTGGGCATAAAGACGGACATCACCCCTGTTGCTTATTTCTTTCTCACATTGGGTGGCTTCTTCTTGTTTGCCTATCTCCTGGTCCGGTTTCTGGAATGTGGGCTTCGGTCCCAGCTCCAATCAATGCAGACTGAGAGCCCAGGGCCCTCAGGCAATGCACG GGACAATGAAGCCTTTGAAGTGCCAGCCTATGAAGAGGCCGTGGTGGGACTGGAATCCCAGAGCCGCCCCCAAGAGTTGGAGCAACCACCCCCCTACAGCACTGCTGTGATACTCCCAGCACCTGAGGATGAACAACCTAGCCATCCAGAGGGGTCCAGGAGAGCCGGACTGGAACAGAGGCGAATGGCCTCAGAGACTATGGCCCAGGAAGGAAGCCCTGAAAGAGCTCCAATCAGCCTTCGGCTTCGGGGACCACGGGCTGTGTCCACTGCTCCTGATCTGCAGAGCTTGGGGGCACTCCCCAGATTAGAGCCTCTGACTCCACCCCCTGCCTATGACGTCTGCTTTGGTCAACCTGATGATGATAGTGTTTTTTGTGAAGACAACTGGGCACCCCCTTAA